A stretch of Halostagnicola kamekurae DNA encodes these proteins:
- a CDS encoding AzlC family ABC transporter permease, with the protein MSTDTETGGSAPPDSSPPESERPPAETQTGSVTFSRDGIRTGILTCIPIAIGVGGYGVAFGVLARQSGLSVAEAALMSAVVLAGASQIVAVELWADPIPVAAILLATFAINLRYSLMGAALRPWFRKLTSRQAYGSLFFMADENWALTMRDLKSGSGRGAFLLGSGLALWLFWVVSTVLGATVGGAIGDPQQYGFDFILAAVFVALAVELWEGTSTLVPWLVALGTAIAAANVLPGQWYVIVGGLAAALVEVIRHDG; encoded by the coding sequence ATGTCGACTGATACGGAGACGGGCGGATCCGCCCCGCCAGACTCGTCCCCGCCCGAGAGCGAACGCCCTCCGGCAGAAACGCAGACCGGCTCAGTGACGTTCTCTCGAGACGGGATCCGGACCGGAATCCTCACGTGCATCCCGATCGCGATCGGCGTCGGCGGCTACGGCGTCGCCTTCGGCGTGCTCGCGCGCCAGTCCGGACTGAGCGTCGCCGAAGCCGCGCTGATGAGCGCGGTGGTGCTCGCCGGCGCGTCCCAGATCGTCGCGGTCGAACTCTGGGCCGATCCGATCCCGGTGGCGGCCATCCTCCTCGCGACGTTCGCGATCAACCTGCGGTACTCGCTGATGGGCGCAGCGCTCAGGCCGTGGTTTCGCAAACTCACCTCGAGGCAGGCCTACGGGAGCCTGTTTTTCATGGCTGACGAGAACTGGGCGCTGACGATGCGCGATCTGAAGTCGGGCAGCGGGCGTGGCGCGTTCCTGCTGGGAAGCGGACTCGCACTCTGGCTGTTCTGGGTCGTCTCGACCGTCCTCGGGGCGACCGTCGGCGGCGCGATCGGCGACCCGCAGCAGTACGGCTTCGATTTCATCCTGGCCGCGGTGTTCGTCGCGCTCGCGGTCGAACTCTGGGAGGGGACCTCGACGCTGGTCCCGTGGCTCGTCGCGCTGGGAACGGCCATCGCCGCCGCGAACGTCCTCCCCGGACAGTGGTACGTCATCGTTGGCGGTCTCGCGGCCGCGCTCGTCGAGGTGATTCGCCATGACGGGTGA
- a CDS encoding AzlD family protein, with protein MTGEGALSLEPIVVAVILAMAAATVLTKVGGLWLLSRFDVSDRLEAGLSVLPGAIVIALLGPELAAGGPAEWGAGGVVLLVMWRTENILLALVSGVVSVVAFRAVV; from the coding sequence ATGACGGGTGAGGGTGCGCTCTCGCTCGAGCCGATCGTCGTCGCCGTGATCCTGGCGATGGCGGCCGCCACGGTCCTCACGAAAGTCGGCGGCCTGTGGCTGTTGAGCCGATTCGACGTGAGCGACCGCCTCGAGGCGGGACTCTCGGTGTTACCGGGCGCGATCGTGATCGCGCTGCTGGGTCCCGAACTCGCGGCTGGCGGACCCGCCGAGTGGGGCGCCGGCGGCGTCGTACTGCTCGTCATGTGGCGAACGGAGAACATCTTGCTGGCGCTGGTGTCTGGCGTCGTCTCCGTCGTCGCTTTCAGAGCGGTCGTCTGA
- a CDS encoding phosphoglycerol geranylgeranyltransferase, whose amino-acid sequence MTTPWEDWNHILKIDPDKDLPEGVTYGDLCATGTDAIEVGGTMGITEENMSAVIEACAEHDVALYQEPSSPDVVVEDDALDGYLIPTVFNAGSPFWITGAHKEWVRLDTELDWERTSTEAYIVMNPDADVATYTEADCDLSAEDVAAYAQIAERMFGQEIVYLEYSGTFGDPSIVEAAAEATDESTLFYGGGIDGYDSAFRMATHADVIVVGNLAHEAGVEAVRETVEAANDA is encoded by the coding sequence ATGACTACGCCATGGGAGGACTGGAACCACATCCTCAAGATCGATCCCGACAAGGATCTTCCGGAGGGTGTCACCTACGGCGACCTCTGTGCGACCGGAACTGACGCCATCGAAGTCGGGGGGACGATGGGAATCACCGAGGAGAACATGAGCGCCGTCATCGAGGCCTGTGCCGAACACGACGTCGCGCTCTATCAGGAGCCCTCGAGCCCCGACGTGGTCGTCGAAGACGACGCGCTCGACGGCTACCTCATTCCGACGGTGTTCAACGCTGGCTCGCCGTTCTGGATCACCGGCGCGCACAAGGAGTGGGTTCGACTCGACACCGAACTCGACTGGGAGCGAACGTCGACGGAGGCGTACATCGTCATGAACCCCGACGCGGACGTCGCGACCTACACGGAAGCCGACTGCGACCTCTCGGCCGAAGACGTCGCCGCCTACGCGCAGATCGCCGAGCGTATGTTCGGACAGGAGATCGTCTACCTCGAGTACTCGGGGACCTTCGGCGACCCATCCATCGTCGAAGCGGCGGCCGAGGCGACAGACGAGTCGACCCTGTTCTACGGCGGCGGCATCGACGGCTACGATTCGGCCTTCCGAATGGCGACCCACGCCGACGTGATCGTCGTCGGCAACCTCGCTCACGAAGCAGGCGTCGAGGCGGTCCGCGAAACGGTCGAGGCCGCTAACGACGCCTAA
- a CDS encoding helix-turn-helix domain-containing protein produces MSLLAEFEVASPDFVLGPTLEAAPALDIELERQYALVPEQPILFCWIRSPDETNVDRALERDRTVARFDRLERSGGRDLYRLERSDRSRTEVIESYRRWVALGGELLTSRAVDGRWTFEMRFPDRGSFTEYHRFLERQGVEFDLLRIADGEQTGESVLTQSQREALTLANEYGFFSVPREATLSDIAGALGISDQAVSERIRRGQARLIEAYLA; encoded by the coding sequence ATGAGCCTCCTCGCCGAATTCGAAGTGGCGTCTCCAGATTTCGTGCTGGGGCCGACGCTCGAGGCCGCACCGGCGCTCGACATCGAACTCGAGCGCCAGTACGCGCTCGTGCCGGAGCAACCAATTCTCTTCTGCTGGATCCGCTCTCCCGACGAGACGAACGTCGACCGCGCGCTCGAGCGAGATCGGACGGTCGCGCGATTCGATCGCCTCGAGCGAAGCGGTGGTCGAGACCTCTATCGCCTCGAGCGAAGTGATCGAAGCCGAACGGAGGTCATCGAGAGCTACCGACGGTGGGTCGCACTCGGGGGCGAACTGCTCACCAGTCGGGCCGTCGACGGCCGCTGGACGTTCGAGATGCGGTTTCCTGATCGCGGCTCCTTTACCGAGTACCACCGGTTCCTCGAGCGGCAGGGCGTCGAGTTCGACTTGCTGCGAATAGCCGACGGCGAGCAGACGGGAGAGAGCGTTCTGACTCAATCCCAGCGTGAGGCCCTGACGCTTGCGAACGAGTACGGGTTCTTTTCGGTGCCCCGCGAGGCGACCCTGAGCGATATCGCCGGCGCGCTCGGCATCTCGGATCAGGCGGTCAGCGAACGCATCCGGCGAGGACAGGCGCGTTTGATAGAAGCGTACCTTGCGTAG
- a CDS encoding SIR2 family NAD-dependent protein deacylase: MDDLERLADEIERAETVVAFTGAGISAPSGVPTFRGEGGVWERFDEGQFTYGRFRRDPEGFWEDRLELHEAMFGDGYEPNVAHEALAALGSAGYLDAIVTQNTDGLHERTLPAGEPKTDEERQNDAGTNLDEGNRTGSDTDRDEETTLLELHGNAHRAVCAMCSRRIDAEDARERVADGELPPTCDCGGTYKPDVVLFGEQLPGATLQRARSLARESDVFLAIGSSLVVEPAASLPRAASSTGATLGIVNLESTPSDDAAEIVHRENVTAALPKLETLLLE, translated from the coding sequence ATGGACGACCTCGAGCGACTCGCCGACGAGATCGAACGAGCGGAGACGGTCGTGGCGTTCACCGGCGCGGGAATCTCGGCGCCCTCGGGCGTTCCGACGTTTCGAGGGGAAGGCGGCGTCTGGGAGCGCTTCGACGAAGGCCAGTTCACCTACGGGCGATTTCGACGAGACCCCGAGGGATTCTGGGAGGATCGACTCGAGCTTCACGAGGCGATGTTCGGCGACGGCTACGAACCGAACGTCGCACACGAAGCGCTCGCGGCGCTTGGATCGGCGGGCTATCTCGACGCGATCGTTACCCAGAACACGGACGGATTGCACGAACGGACGCTGCCAGCTGGCGAACCGAAAACCGACGAGGAACGCCAGAACGACGCCGGTACCAATCTCGACGAGGGAAACCGGACCGGCTCCGATACCGACCGCGACGAGGAGACGACACTCCTCGAGCTACACGGAAACGCACACCGGGCGGTTTGTGCGATGTGTAGCCGTCGCATCGACGCCGAGGACGCTCGCGAGCGAGTCGCTGACGGCGAACTTCCGCCGACCTGTGACTGCGGGGGGACGTACAAACCCGACGTCGTCCTGTTCGGCGAGCAGCTTCCGGGTGCGACGCTCCAGCGTGCCCGTTCGCTCGCCCGCGAAAGCGACGTCTTCCTCGCGATCGGCTCCTCGCTCGTCGTCGAACCCGCCGCGTCGCTCCCTCGGGCGGCGAGTTCGACCGGCGCGACGCTCGGGATCGTCAACCTCGAGTCGACGCCCAGTGACGACGCTGCGGAGATCGTCCACCGCGAAAACGTGACGGCGGCGCTGCCGAAACTCGAAACGCTGCTTCTCGAGTGA